GAACCTGGATTCGATGCAGATTTTGAGATACACCCCGATTATGAGGACAAATATAAGAAACTCAGCGATCCCAATAAAGGATATCTGGTTTACGCAGAGGAAGACTCCGGTAATGCTCTGTATGGTTTTTCAGAAAACCAGAAAAAGTTCAGTAAAAAGATCTCAGAATCCAACAAGTATTATCGGATTTCCAAAGGTGTTCTCACTATGCTGCTTGTGAATCATATCATGAGTGCGATAGATGCGGGGATCACCGCCAAAGCCCATAATGACCAGTTGCTTGGCAAAGAGAGTTTCTGGCAGAGAATAAATATCGAACAACAGACAGTGCAGACAGTAAACGGTACTGCTTCCGGTTATGCTTTACAGGTAATATTTTGAGAAAACATAATTCTTTTCTGATTTTGCCGTTATTTCTATTTGCTGCAGTTTCCGCGCAGGTCACTGTACAGGATATTATTGTAGACAGCATCGATGTTTTCTCGCAGCAGGATGACAAATCCATTAAGTCTTCAAAAACAGCCATGGCTGCATCACTTCTGATTCCCGGTCTGGGACATCACTATCTGGGCAATGCAAAACCTGCGCTGGGATATATCTGCCTGGATGTGTTATCGGTTTTCGGTGCTGTGATGTGCAACCGTCAGGCAAAGACTTTATTAGTGAATTCAAGGGGTTATGCTTCTACTTATGCCCATATAACCCGGGGCAGTAATGATGAAAGTTACTGGAATCTGGTGGGACAGTTTGATAACATGGAATACTACAATCAGGTTACAGGACTGAACCGCCAGAAAGAAGACCAGATAACCAACTTCGATCTTAACTGGGATTGGGACTCGGATTATCACAAAGAAGAATATGTCAGGATGAGAAAGAACTCTCATGTTTTCCAGACGGTATCTTCTCTTTTCCTGGGAGCGATGGTTTTAAACAGGATCGTGGCATTTGTCGACATAAGGGCAAAGACCCGTTATAAGGGGATTACCGGGGCTGCTCTTAGAATCCAACCCGCTATATCTCCTGACCTCTCCACTGCAGGAATCCTTATTTCAAAGCAGTTTTAACTCTCCGGTTTCCCTGCTGCGGTTCTTGACGGTTGATTATCAGAGCCGGATTACTGTTATCTCTCTTTATTGCACGTGAAAGCAATTAGCAGTATATTGTACTATATATAGTGTTGTTTCGTAGTCAGAGATACAACTCTTTCGATCTGGAGTAAGTAATGCGATGTCCTTTCTGCAGTCACGGTGAAGATAAAGTAGTGGATTCACGCTCAAGTAAAGAGGGGCAGGCTGTGCGCAGGCGCAGGGAATGTCTCAGATGCGGACAGAGGTTCACAACCTACGAATACATTGAAAATGTATCGCTTACTATTATAAAAAACGATCAGCGCCGTGAGCCTTATGACCGCCAGAAACTCATGCAGGGTATCATTGCGGCATGTAAAAAGAGACCGGTGAGCATGAAAAAAATCGAGAGTATAGTTGATAAAATCGAGAATCTGATAGAGAAGTCCGGAAAAATGGAGGTCCCCAGCCAGGATATAGGACAGTTTGTAATGGCCGAACTCTATGCCCTGGATGAGGTGGCTTATGTAAGGTTTGCTTCTGTGTACCGGAAATTCAAGGATATCAGCGAATTTATCTCTGAAGTAAAGGATATAGAATCCAAAGGGGATCCACTGGTTAAGGGAAAGTAAAATTTCCCTTGTATTTGTCCAGGCAGTTTCTACCTGCTGCTGTAAGCAAATCTCAGCCACACCCGGTGAGTGCTCTTTTTTACACGCGCATCAACATCTTCGGGCTGCTTCAGTATATAATCATAATCATAATCGAGAGTGACAGGACGAGCGATACGCCAGCTTATAGTTGCCGAAAGGTCGAAATCCGGTTTTGTAATACGCATTTCCGGAGCAACTGGAGCAAAAACCTTCAATTCCGCACCGGCAGTTCCCAGTCTCCCGATATTGATATTTCCACTGATGGAGCCTTGGGGTCCAAATTCAAAAATGCTTGTTTTATCCTGGGACTGGAGCACTATGCTGTTCTGCATGCGTAAATAATAGGGTGAATTGGAATAAGCGTCTGGCTCGATACTTTGATATCTCCGGGGAAAACTGGAGAAGGAACTTCCAACTCCCAGTCTGACTTTCAGTTCGAAATAGTTTGTGTTTACTGCATCGAAATTGGCTCCTCCACTGATATCCAGAGTTAAGGGAGAAAATGACGGTGTGATCTGGAAGACCTGTTTTGATGTGTCAAAGCTTTCCTCAGTTATCGTAGAGTCATTCTCAAGAATGCAGAATTCGCTTTTCTTGTAATCTTCAAGTCTGATTCTCCTGGGAAGCAGGTTGGTTCTTACCTCAGCACGTCCAAAGGGGCCAAACCAACTTAAAAAACGCCAGATATAGAGAGAATTGATCCTGAAATCATCAACACCGCTGGTGAGGTCAAGTTCCGATAGGCTCAGACCCTCATCGATTCGCACCATCGTTTCCCATTCATGGGGTTGGTTATTGTAAAGAAGCCACACACTGGTTGAGAGACTGAAGATAGTTGATATGGCCTCCTGATGCGCTTCATTGCGGTCGATCTCCCCATTGAACTGAAGCATTCCACCGATATTACCTCCGTATTTCCAGTGTGAGGTGATTTGGGTCCCGGGTGTGATATCAACTGTACCACCGCTGATTATCGCCATGTTGTCGGGTCGTTGTATCAGAAGAAACTTTACCAGTTCACCAGGGAGAAGTCTTACTGTGACGAAATTTTTCAGAGTATTGTAACTCTCTCCTCTACCCAGAATTTTATAGGTACCTGGTTTAAGTATCCAGGTTTTTACAGATTCACCCAGGCTGATATCTGCTCCGAATCCTCTTCCAAACGGCTCAAAGTCATCTAAACGCACCAGTTCGTATTCACCCCGGAAAGTAGTAAGGTTTGTGTCAACTGTTTCAATTGTTAACCCTGCCCAGTCGGGCATAACTGGCGAGATTTTTGACTCTTCCACAGTGATTGGTTTTACAATACGCTGTTTGTGTGAACCACTCCCCAGCATGACCAGATACGAACCAGGCTCTACCGTGAAAGTTCTGCCTGTTTCTCCGCTGGTTACAGTATGTATGTCAAGGTCCAGGATTTCCACATCTGGTTCGTTTTTCGCTTCAGTGTATCTGGGAACGAAAATGCCACCTTTACCAAGAGGGATATTTATTCTGTCCGAAGCCATCTGTTCTGCCAGAGGGGGAGTGTCCCAGGTTTTTGCAACAATATCGTACCAGGCTGATGTTCTGTCTGTGCTGTCAATTTCCGGTCGTTTAACTGAGTCGACCGGAATTGTCCATTTCAGGTATTCCTCTGTTATTTCCTCACC
The sequence above is drawn from the Fibrobacter sp. genome and encodes:
- the nrdR gene encoding transcriptional repressor NrdR, whose amino-acid sequence is MRCPFCSHGEDKVVDSRSSKEGQAVRRRRECLRCGQRFTTYEYIENVSLTIIKNDQRREPYDRQKLMQGIIAACKKRPVSMKKIESIVDKIENLIEKSGKMEVPSQDIGQFVMAELYALDEVAYVRFASVYRKFKDISEFISEVKDIESKGDPLVKGK